The sequence GCGCAGGGCCACCGCGGCGGCCTGGAAGTCGCGGCGGGCGGCATCGTACTGGTAGCGCAGGTACCAGGCGTCGGCATCCTCGGGATTGGCGTCGAGCAGGTGATGCAGCGCGTGGGCCGCCAACTCGGGCTTTTCCAGGCGAGTAGCGGCGGCGAGGTAGGCCTGCACCCAGCGCAACTGCGGCGGCTGGGCGGGGTCGGTGGTGAGCCGCTCCAGCACGCGCACGGCTTCTTCGGGACGCTCGGCCATGAGCCACGAGGCGGCGGCGTAGTAGAGAACATCGACAGGGCGCGCGGGGTCCACCGCATAGCCGCGCTCGAAGGCGTCGGCCGCCACGGCGTACTCGGCCAGGTCGTAGGCGGCGTCGGCCAGGCCGAACCAGGCGCGCTCCAGGGCCGGCTGCATCTCGACGGCGCGCCGGTAGTTGTCGCGCGCGGCGGCGGCGTTACCGGCATCGGCCTCGTTCTGCGCCAGGTGCAGGCGGACCAGCGGATGGTCCTGGTCGGGGTGATCGCGCAAGTGCTCCTCCAGGATGCGCGCCGCATTCACGAAGTCGCCGGACTTGGTGTACATGGATGCGTGCATGAGCGCGCGGCGCTCGAAGCGCGGGGCGCTCTCGATATCGTAGTAGTCGGGGCGTACGGGAGGCTCGGCGCGCACGCCTGCCGGCCAGCACGCCAGGGCCAGCGCCAGCAGGTTGCAGCCGAGGAACGGAATGGCCCTGCGGGCGGGATGGTGGTTGGTCATGTCCCGACTCCCGTCTAGTTCAGGTCGAAGCGCAGCGTCGTGGTCACCCAGGCGGCGACCGCGTCGTTGCCGAGCCGGCCGGGCTGGAACTTCCAGCGCACCAGCGCGCGGCGCACCGCGTCGTCGAAGACGCCGGCGGGCTGCGCCTTCAGGATATTCACGTTCCCGACGCTGCCGTCCGGTCGCACCAGGAACTTCACGGCCACGTAGCCTTCGATGTTCTGCTCGCGCGCCTTGAACGGGTACTCGGGCGGCACCTGCACCATCGCCACGGGCGCCTGGTCCAGGTCGATGGAATCGAAGATCGCCTCGCGCGCCGCATCGTCGCGCGTGGCGCCGCCGATGTTCACGTCGATGGCGATGTCGCCGATGCCGGCGCCCAGGTCGGGCTGGAACAGGTCCGGTTCCACTTCGGGCTTGTCCTCGGCCGGCGGCGGCGGCGTTTCCTCGCGCGCCTTCTCCTGCTTCGGCGGCGCGGGCGGGGCCAGGTTCACCAGGCTCACGCCCACCGGTACGGTGACGTCCTGTTCCGGCGCCCGGCTGGCGTTGATCAGGTACGAGGCCACGCACAGCAGCGCCACGTTGATGGCGCCGGCCACAAAGACCATCAGCACCGCGCGCGCGGCGCGGCGCGGGCCTCCGCCCGATGGGACGCCCGGCTGGGCCATGGGTGCCAGCGACGGCAGGCTGCCGGCCAGGTCCGTCACTGCCCGCCCTCGGCGCGGCTGGCGGCGAGGCTGACGTCCTTCGCGCCGGCCAGCCGGCACTGGTCCATCACGCCGACCACGGCGCCGGTGCGGCTGGCCTTGTCGGCCACGACCACCACGCCGCCGTCGGGGTTCTCGGCCAGCGCGCGCTCGATCAGGCCGCGCACGCTGCGCACGTCCACCTGCTTGCCCTCGAAGTAGACCTGCCCCTCGGGCGAGACGCCGATCATGACGGTGGCCCGCTGCTTCAGTTCGGCCGTGGCGGCGCTGGCGCGCTGTACGTCGATGCCCGATTCCTTGACGAAGCTGGTCGTCACCACGAAGAAGATCAGCAACAGGAAGACCATATCCACCAGCGGACCCATGTCGATGTTCACGCCGGTGTTGCCGCCGCGATTCTTGCGCACGTTGATCATGAAGCCGCCTCCATCAGGCCCGTGGCGCGCGCTTCTTCGCGCAGCGAGCGGTCGAGTGTCAGCGAGAATTCGTCCAGCGCGCTTTCCAGCCGCCGCGCCCGGCGCGAGAGCGCCCCGGCGACGAAGAGCCCGGGAATGGCGATCAGCAGGCCCGTCTCGGTCGTGATCAGGGCCACCGAGATGCCGCTGGCCATGGCGCGCGCGTTGCTGGTGCCGAACTGCGCAATGACCTGGAACGTCTGGATCATGCCCAGCACCGTGCCCAGCAGCCCCAGCAGCGGGGCGATGGCGGCCAGCGTCCGGATGACCGGCAGCCGCCCGTGCAACTGGCGGCGGGCGCGGTCGGTGACGTGCCGCAGCACGGCGCGGTCGATGTTGACGCGGCCGGTGCGCGCCCGGAGATAGCGGTGGAGCACCATCCGCCGCAATCCGCTGCCGCCCTCCGGCGCGCGGCCGCCGCCCAGCACGGCCAGGGCGGCCGGCGCCTCGATATCATCGCGGTCCAGTTCGGCGAACGTACGCAACCGGTCGATGATCAGCGCCCACATCGCGATGGAGCCGATGATCATGGGCACCATCACCCAGCCGCCGGCCATGGCGTAATCCCAGGTGGACCAGGCCAGTTCGGTCAGGTCGAGACCGGCGATTGCAATCGTCCCGGGCGCCGGCGCCATCATCACGCACCACCCGCCGCGGCCATCGTCCGGCCGCCACCGCTGCCGCCGTTGCCGCCAGGCCGTACCTGGCTCGCGCGCGCCGCCAGCTCGTCCTCGCGCCGCGCCTGCAGGATGTTCGTCAGCTGCACGGCCTTTTCTTCCATCTCGCCGATGATGTGGTCCGAGCGCCGCGACAGCAGCGTGTGCAGGAGCATCACCGGAATGGCCACGATCAGGCCGAACTCGGTGGTGACCAGGGCCTCGGAGATGCCGCCGCTCATCAGCTTCGGGTCGCTGGTGCCGAAGAGCGTGATGACGCGGAAGGTGTTGATCATGCCCGTCACGGTACCGAGCAGGCCCAGCAACGGAGCGACCGCGCCCAGGACTGCGAGCACCGACAATCCCCTCTCGATGCTCGGCAGCTGGTGCAGGATCGCCTCCTGCAGCACGCTCTCCTGGGTCTCGCGGTCGCGGTCGCGCACGGCCAGGCCGGCCTTGATGACTTCGATCACCGGCATGTGGCGCTTCGCGTGACGGGCGACCATGTCGTCAGCCGCGGCCCAGTCGCCGCGCGCGGCCATGCTGTTGACCTCGGTCATGAAATGGTCGGTGTTGGCGTGGATCCGGTTCAGGTGCCAGGCGCGGGTGATGACCAGGAAGAGCGCCACCAGCGCCACCCCGAGGATGGGCCAGACCACGGGGCCGCCCGTCTGGAACTGCTCGAGGAAGCTGATCTTGTAGGCGATCTGGCGCACGGCGTCGCCGCCAGACAAATCGAGCGGGACGATGTCGGACTCGCCCTTCAGGTAGTTGCCGAGGTTGCGGCCGACGCTGCCGCCGGGCAGCTCCGAAGTGGCGAAGAAGGTGCGCGAACCGGCGACCCAGTTGAGGAAGCCCGCTTCTTCCGGCACTTCGTACGCGGCGGTGAAGGGCCCGAGCGTCATGATCGTGCCGGAGGTGATTTCGCCGTCACGGCCGATGAACTCGCCCTTGTGCAGCGCCACGCGTCCGTTGAGGTCGAACTCCGAGAGCATCACCGACGCCATCGCCGAGATGTCGTCGATGCCCGGGTAGTAGCCCGTGTCCAGCAGCGGGCTGATGTGGGCCACCCGCGTCGTGTCGAAGGCGGAGAAGTACGACTGGTTGAGCATGATCTCGAGATCGCGCGCGGTCAGGCGCACGTTGCCGGAGATCTCGCGCGTGTCCAGTTCGCGCGTGCCCCACTCCTTCTCGAGGGCGTCGCGCCGCGCGGTGGACGCGGTGACGCGAACCTGCGCCGCCTTCAATTCCGCTTCCAGCCGCGTGCGCGCCGATTCCAGCGAATCGACCGCCGCCAGCAGGCGCGTGCGATCATTGAGCACGGCCTGCTCGCTGGCCGCGGCGCGCGCGCGGACAGCCTCGCGCTCCTGCTCGGCCTTGCGGAACGCCTCGCGCAGGTCCTGCGCGGGGGCGGGGGCGGCGACGGCCAGCGCCAACGCCATCAGCGTCAGCGCCATCAGGCGGTTGCGGTTCATCGGCTGATCCTCCCGAGCGGCAGCGTGACGAGGTCGATCGGGCGCGTGCGGGCTGCCATCTCCATGGCCTGCGAGATCACGCGGTTGTGCTTGCCCGGCAGTTCGGTCCAGGCCGTCGTCGCGGGATCCCAGGTGCCGACGCGCTTGCCGTCGGGGCTGCGCCAGAACAGAGCCAGCCGCCCGATGCGCAGGATGTCGGCGTGCGTTTCGCGGCCCCCGACCATGATGGTCTGCGGCTCGACCTCGACGCTGTTGCCGTACTGGGCCTCGATGAGCAGGGCCTCGAGCAGCAGGCGCAGCTTCTCGGCCGGCGCCAGGTCGGGCTGGGCCATGGCCAGGCGCAGGTTCTTCAGCCGATCCTGCCGCTCGGCGGCCAGGAAGGGCAGGTCGCCCGCCACCGCATTCTCCAGCCGCCCGAGCACCACGTTGAGCGTGTCCTGGATGACGGCCTGCATCCGCGTCGATTCGACCATCCGGCGCTCGAGTTCGCGGATCGAGGCATCCAGCGCGGCCTGCTTCTCGTCCTCGCGCGCGACCTGGTCCCCATACCAGTCGGCCGCGGCCTGGGCAGCGCGGTACCGGCGCTCCAGGTCCTTCCGCTCCTGGGCCCAGCCGTCAAGGCCGGCCTGGGTCTGCCGGGCGGCATCGATGGTCCGATTGACGGTGGCGGCGAGGGAATCGGGGGCGGAGGCGGTGGCGGCCGGTTCCGCGGACTGGGCCGTGGTGTGGGCAAGTGCCATCAGCACCGCCACGGCCCCGGAGCAAGCGAGACGTCGAAGCATGGTCCACTCTTTCGTGATCGGCCCTGATGGATGCGCGGCGCGACGTTGGTGACGCAGCCAACCTACCGGGGTCCTGTTAGGGAGTGGTTATGGACCAGCGAATTGTTGGTGAATCCGGGGGTGGGGGCGGGGAATCGTGGTGGCGCTATCGTGGCGCAGGCTCGACTGCGGGCCGGTGAATCGCGACGGCATCTTGTTCTCGGACAGTATGATGCGCCGTTGCCGACGCATTACTCAGTATGTTGAGTAAAATATCTCACCATGATGAGCAAAGCCGGTAGCGCGAGATTCTCACGCTTCTGCGAGGACTTGCGCCGGCGCAAGTGGCGGGTGTTGGGTGCCCAAGCCGGGCGCCGTTTTCGCGGAACTCACGTCGCGACACCACTTGCGCCGGCGCAAGTTGCTAGCGAACGCCAGCCGCACCCTCCTCCAACAGCGTCACCGCCGGCGCCAAATCGCCGGCCTCCTCGGACGGCTCCCGCCCGAACCCCTCCAGCAACGCCAGTCGCCCATCTTCCAGAACCAACAGCCGCGCGTCAGCCGCCGCGCCCGGCACGGCCAGATACACGCGACGCACCAGCGCGCCGTTCGCCGTGAACTCATCGAAGCACGCCACCACGCCTGCGGGCAACTGCACTCCCAGCGGCTCGACCCAGAGATGCCCGTCGGGACGCCAGCGCACCAGCCCGATGGCGGGTTCCGTCTCGAAGATGTGTCCTGTATCGCTGCCGATTTGGCGCCGCGCTTCTGACTTGGCCGCCGGGCTGCGGTCCACCGGCCGCCAGGGCCGCTCCAGGACGAATCCCGTGCCATCGACTTCGCGCACAGCCACCAGCCAGCGGTCGCGCTCGGGGGCCATGGCCAGCCTGCCGGTCGCACTCAGGTCGCAGCGCCCGGAGGCGAAGGGCTCGTAGGTGTCGCGCTCATCGGTCACCGGTTGGCCGAGAGCCAGCGAGTGCAACTGCCTCGCCACGATCTCCCGTTCACCACTGGCAGCATCGAGCAGGCTCAGCTCAAGCACGGACGTCATCTTCGGCGGCTGCACCTGCGCGCGGTAGGTGACCGCGAGGATCCTTCCGGCCGCGCCGCGCACATCGCGCGGCACGCAGACGGGCACGCCACCCGGATCGCCACCGGCCATGAGCTCGCCCGCGGGCAGGTCATCGCGATCAAGGATGACGATGTTGCCCCGTGTCCCGAACTGGATGCCCGGCGCATCGCAACCGTCGGCGATGCCCATCCGGCCGTCGGGCAGCGTCACGGCGCGGAACGCCCCAGTCAGCTCGCCGGGGCCATCGCCGCAGCGACCCACGGTGCGCTCCACCTTCCCTTGCGCGGACACCACCAGCACGTGGCACAATTGCCCATCGGCCAGCAGCACGCGGCCGTCAGGCGCGGCAGCTACGGACACGATGTCGCCGATCAGGGGCTCCGCATCATCGCCGCACTCCAGGCGCCAGATCTGCTGCAGCGGGAGCGTGACTTCCGCGGGGGCGCGCTCCGGTACCGGCCGCGTGGGCCAGGCGGTGTGGGGGGTGATGGGGAGCAGTTCGGCGTGGGCATTGGCGGCTAAGGTGAGAACGCAGACCGCAGATATGAATGCGGAGGCCAGCACGCGAGTGCGGGCGCGCGGGTGCCGGCGAACGGCGCGGGGGGCGGGAGTTTCGAGATTTTGAACGTTCATGGATTTGGCCCCCTATACGCGTCGGGCTTCATGCTGGCAGGCGATGACGGTCGCAACAGCATGAACTTAGGGATGGACTGTGTCGATTCGATTTTGGGAACTTGGCACGGGCGGCATGGTGATCGCGATACTCATCATCATTCCTGGTTCATTGGGCTGAGGCGGCCAAGCCGCGAAGACTTGCGCCGGCGCAAGTCGCGGCCGGCGGGGAGGCGGTCCGGCTATCGGAACGAGGCCTTCAGGTCTCCCCACGATGTGGACTCGGTCGGCAGGGACTGGCCGGCGAAGGGGCTGTAGAGCACAGTCGCGTAGATACTCGGATCGTCAACCATATCGATAATCCATTCCTGAATCTGTGATTCCTCCGAAGCGCCCCAATAGTTGTTTGCAACGTCGTGTGCTACCAATCCAAGGGCGGCCTGTCTGGAGCTCCTGATGACCGGCCCGCTGCCACGCACAAAGTCACAGCCGTGGATCGTCACGGCATCTGCATCTCGCAACCGCACCACAGAATCGGAACCACCACTGAGTATCGAATTTTCCACAAATGCGGACGTCCTGTGGTCAACCCGAAGAGCGTAGAAAGTTGCTGAGATCTGAGAATCGTGTATTTCACATCGCGAGCCCACATAGCCTGTCGTTAGGCCGATCTCGACGTCTGAAATCGTGCAATCCCACAATTCGCAGGTGCCGCGGGCAGAATAGAAACCAATGATGTCCGGCCCGCGCATGTCGCATCTGCGAAAAACTGACTCGGAATTGTCAACCAGCGGATATGCTCTTACGAACTCACAGTCTTCAACCAGTACCCCCGCAACGCCTCGAACATACAGGCCAATCGGATCAAGTGCATCGGTTGTCGAGAACCGACATTCCTGAACCGTGCCGCCCGCGCCTCGGGCCGTCCAACTCAAACCAAACTCATTGTTTTCGACGTGACAGCGCTCCATCTGAAGACTGCAACTGAGCGCAATGCCCTTGAAGCAGTTGCGAACTGTCAAGTCTGAGATCGCAATGCTGTCCTTGGGCGCGTCGGTGGCGAGACCTTCCGGACTTTCTGCATTCCAGTCTGGAGCGTGCACCGTCGGGCCGATGATGGTGACGTCGGCGCCGGCACCGATGATGGTCAATCGCTGTTGCCGGATCTCCCCATACACTTCCAAATCACCGGGCCAACCTGGCGGGTGAATTGTCGTCGTCTCCGTATATTCGCCCGGCCCAATCAGGATCGTGTCACCGTCCGCTGCCGCATCCAATCCCTGCTGGATCACCGAATAGTCACCCGTCCCATCCCTACGGACCGTGATCGTCGCCGCCGAAGTCGATAACGCCGACAGCAGGCAGAGCCCAAGAAGGAAGATTCGGAAGCACATCGCCAACCTCTCATGCATCCGCATATTCACAAGAGACAGACTTTCCGACCAACTGCAGGCAGTTCGATTTCCAGACCGCAATTGAGTATACACCCCTAGCAGCAGGCAATCCAACCCGACGAACCGCTCGCCGCCGTAAACCACCCCCCAACAAAACAGAAAGGGACGCCGGTCAACCCCGGCGCCCCTTCCCCATAACGGCGCGGTCCTGTCTGTGCAGTCGGTTGCTACTTCACCAGCTGCATCTTCTCGGTGACCTGATAACCGTCGCCGCTGAGGCGGTAGAAGTACGTGCCGCTCGGCAGGCCTTCGCCGCTGAACTGCAGCGCGTGGTCGCCCGCCGCCAGTTCGCCGTCGACCAGGCTCGCGACCTTGTGGCCGCGCAGGTCGAAGACTTCCAGGGCGGCCCGACCGGCCTTGGGCACGCTGAACTTGATCGTGGTGCTCGGGTTGAACGGGTTCGGCTGGTTGCCCAGGGTGACCCGCAGTTCCGGCGTTCCACCCACAGCGGAGGCCGGCATCGTGTAGTCGGCGTCCTGCGGGTTGAAGTTCGTCCACCAGGCAGTCCACTGGCGGCTCATCGGCAGGGCCGGGTCGAACGCGCCGCGGTAGCTGACCTGCTGGAAGTACGGGTCGGCCAGGTAGCTGTCGGTCCAGTCGGCCGAACCGATCAGCACGCTGCCGGCCTGGGGCACGGCATCCGGGCTGTTCAGGCTGATCGACGCGCCCAGGCCGACGACCGAAGGCACGCGCACGACGGTGTCGAGGTTGGCGTGGGCCATGAACCAGCCGCCCAGGCCGGCGTTGCCGGCCACCGAGTTCCAGTTGGCGCGGTCGTGGATCATGTTCGTGGCGTACAGGTAGTTGCCGGTCACTTCGTTGTTCTCGAAGCGCAGCGTGTCCTGCTGGGCCTTGGTGACCGACAGGTTGCGCACGCTGATGCCGCGCGGGAAGCCGGCGATGACCGAGTTGAAGATGCTGGTGCGGCTGTTGCGGCGGATCAGCGCGGCATGCTGGTAGCGCTGGCCGACCGGCAGGGGATCCTGCACGTACAGCGGGCCCACCGAGGTCACGTTCGAGTAGATCGGGGCGGTCTGCGGCCAGGCCGACGTGCCCGAGCCGTCGTTGTCCGACTCGAAGCTGTTGCTCTCGCCGGTCGGGTCCCAGGTGTTCGGGTCGCGCAGCGCGAAGGCGAACTGCACCTTGCCGCGGTAGCCGAAGTCGGTGTCGAAGTCGTCGTCGGTGCCGCCGAAGGCCACGATGTGGTGCAGGTTCACGGTGCCGCCGAAGCACTCGTAGGAGTCGTCGTCGGCGTAGCTGACCTGGATGTGGTGGATTTCGGTGCCACGGCCAACGCCACCGAGGGTCAAGCCGTTGATCTCGTTGTTCAGGGCGAAGCGGTAGCCCGGGTACTCGATGCGGACGTACTTGAAGACGCCGCTGTTGTCGTCGTCATCCGTGCCGCCGTAGGTGCCCTGCGAGATGATGCCGCCCTCGATGATCGGGTTCAGCTGGTTCACGCGGGCCCGGCCCAGGATGACCACGCCGCCCCAGTCGCCGGCCAGCCGGTTGCCCGGGGCCTCGCTGCTGGTGAAGATGATCGGCTTGTCCCAGGTGCCGGCGGCATTGATGGTGGAGCCGGGCTTGACGATCAGGGTCGCCGCAGGCACGCCCTGGATGACGGTGCCGGCGGGGATCGTCAGGGTCTGGCCGGCTTCGACGTAGTACTGGCCGTACAGCGTGTACAGCGTGTCGGGGCTCAGGGTGCGGCTGGTGTTCTGGTTGAACACAGCCAGGGGGTTGCCGTCGTTGGTGCCCAGAGTCTCCGTCCCCACAAAAGCGAGGGCGGGCAGGGTGGCAACGGTGGCGACCAGCCCGAGCAGCAAGGCGATCGCGTTCTTCTTCATAAAGTTGCTTCCTCCTAAAGGAGCCTGGATGCGGGGGACGGCCGGCCTTGCGGCAGACCGCCCCGGAACCTCTTCACCGTCGCCCTTGCCGGGCGCACGTGTCCGGTGGCCGTTTGTCAAGAGATGGACCGTCACGTGGTGGAAAGGCGTGTCGGGCCGGGGAGAGGATGACGTCGAAAGTGCGAAGGCTTGTCGTTAGGAATACCTGAGACGCCCTCGTTCGAACTGGCCTGCTCCCCAGCGTCGACAGGGCACAGTCTAGCGGTCGATTGTTGGCGCTCGGTCAGCGGTTGGTGGATTCATGGCCAATCCGGCGTAAGCAAACGGCGATGATCAAGTCAGGATCCTGTTAACGAAGGCTAGAACTTCCCCGAGACCGACAGCGAATAGGCCGTCGATTCCGACACATCCGAGTACGTGTACCGCTCACCCGCTTCGGTGCTGCTGGTCTTGATCGTCGGCTTGGCCAGGATGTCGGTCACCGCGAGCTTCAGTTTCAGCGACTTCAACGACTTGGGCAGCTGCTGCGTCGCGACCAGGTCCAGCCGCGTGCGCGGCTCGAGGTAGACGTAATCGAACATGTTCTCGGACAGCTTGTCGAGACGACGTCCCACGCGATTGGCCAGAATGCCCAGGTTCGTATCAGTTTTCGGATTCTCCCATTGCAGGGCGAGGTTCACCGACCAGGGCGCCTGGCCCTGCAGCTGGCGCTTGTCCTGTTCGACCACATCCAGCGTGCGCGGGTTGTCGAAGATGACCTCCGACCAGACGCGCGTGTAGTTGGCCGAGAAGGTCAGGTGGCGCGTCACGGCGAACCGGTCCAGCTTGCGGACCACCTCCACCTCGAAGCCCCAGTTGCGGGCTTCCGGCGTGCTGGTGAACGTGGCGGTCGGACGCTCGGCTTCGGCCGTCAGCAGCGTGTCCTCGATGGCGTCGGACATCCGCTTGTAGAAGGCGCTGGCGGCCAGCACCTGCCCGGGCGCCGGGAAGTGCTCCAGGCGCACATCGTAGTTGTGGATCTGGGCCCGCTTGAGATTC is a genomic window of bacterium containing:
- a CDS encoding tetratricopeptide repeat protein, producing the protein MTNHHPARRAIPFLGCNLLALALACWPAGVRAEPPVRPDYYDIESAPRFERRALMHASMYTKSGDFVNAARILEEHLRDHPDQDHPLVRLHLAQNEADAGNAAAARDNYRRAVEMQPALERAWFGLADAAYDLAEYAVAADAFERGYAVDPARPVDVLYYAAASWLMAERPEEAVRVLERLTTDPAQPPQLRWVQAYLAAATRLEKPELAAHALHHLLDANPEDADAWYLRYQYDAARRDFQAAAVALRVVGLLRPLSPAEEKQMGDLLLAAGVAQLASEHYRRGLSPEATPAEVERLASALVAAHETEQALDVLKAALERSPTTRLWSLAGDVHYLREEYAAALDAFARVAADGDESGRAWLMQGYCALELGRRDQALELLARAAGFPEQQDMAQRLIQRAQKLRAG
- a CDS encoding TonB family protein produces the protein MTDLAGSLPSLAPMAQPGVPSGGGPRRAARAVLMVFVAGAINVALLCVASYLINASRAPEQDVTVPVGVSLVNLAPPAPPKQEKAREETPPPPAEDKPEVEPDLFQPDLGAGIGDIAIDVNIGGATRDDAAREAIFDSIDLDQAPVAMVQVPPEYPFKAREQNIEGYVAVKFLVRPDGSVGNVNILKAQPAGVFDDAVRRALVRWKFQPGRLGNDAVAAWVTTTLRFDLN
- a CDS encoding biopolymer transporter ExbD, which translates into the protein MINVRKNRGGNTGVNIDMGPLVDMVFLLLIFFVVTTSFVKESGIDVQRASAATAELKQRATVMIGVSPEGQVYFEGKQVDVRSVRGLIERALAENPDGGVVVVADKASRTGAVVGVMDQCRLAGAKDVSLAASRAEGGQ
- a CDS encoding MotA/TolQ/ExbB proton channel family protein, encoding MMAPAPGTIAIAGLDLTELAWSTWDYAMAGGWVMVPMIIGSIAMWALIIDRLRTFAELDRDDIEAPAALAVLGGGRAPEGGSGLRRMVLHRYLRARTGRVNIDRAVLRHVTDRARRQLHGRLPVIRTLAAIAPLLGLLGTVLGMIQTFQVIAQFGTSNARAMASGISVALITTETGLLIAIPGLFVAGALSRRARRLESALDEFSLTLDRSLREEARATGLMEAAS
- a CDS encoding MotA/TolQ/ExbB proton channel family protein, with amino-acid sequence MNRNRLMALTLMALALAVAAPAPAQDLREAFRKAEQEREAVRARAAASEQAVLNDRTRLLAAVDSLESARTRLEAELKAAQVRVTASTARRDALEKEWGTRELDTREISGNVRLTARDLEIMLNQSYFSAFDTTRVAHISPLLDTGYYPGIDDISAMASVMLSEFDLNGRVALHKGEFIGRDGEITSGTIMTLGPFTAAYEVPEEAGFLNWVAGSRTFFATSELPGGSVGRNLGNYLKGESDIVPLDLSGGDAVRQIAYKISFLEQFQTGGPVVWPILGVALVALFLVITRAWHLNRIHANTDHFMTEVNSMAARGDWAAADDMVARHAKRHMPVIEVIKAGLAVRDRDRETQESVLQEAILHQLPSIERGLSVLAVLGAVAPLLGLLGTVTGMINTFRVITLFGTSDPKLMSGGISEALVTTEFGLIVAIPVMLLHTLLSRRSDHIIGEMEEKAVQLTNILQARREDELAARASQVRPGGNGGSGGGRTMAAAGGA
- a CDS encoding DUF3450 domain-containing protein, yielding MLRRLACSGAVAVLMALAHTTAQSAEPAATASAPDSLAATVNRTIDAARQTQAGLDGWAQERKDLERRYRAAQAAADWYGDQVAREDEKQAALDASIRELERRMVESTRMQAVIQDTLNVVLGRLENAVAGDLPFLAAERQDRLKNLRLAMAQPDLAPAEKLRLLLEALLIEAQYGNSVEVEPQTIMVGGRETHADILRIGRLALFWRSPDGKRVGTWDPATTAWTELPGKHNRVISQAMEMAARTRPIDLVTLPLGRISR
- a CDS encoding T9SS type A sorting domain-containing protein, translating into MKKNAIALLLGLVATVATLPALAFVGTETLGTNDGNPLAVFNQNTSRTLSPDTLYTLYGQYYVEAGQTLTIPAGTVIQGVPAATLIVKPGSTINAAGTWDKPIIFTSSEAPGNRLAGDWGGVVILGRARVNQLNPIIEGGIISQGTYGGTDDDDNSGVFKYVRIEYPGYRFALNNEINGLTLGGVGRGTEIHHIQVSYADDDSYECFGGTVNLHHIVAFGGTDDDFDTDFGYRGKVQFAFALRDPNTWDPTGESNSFESDNDGSGTSAWPQTAPIYSNVTSVGPLYVQDPLPVGQRYQHAALIRRNSRTSIFNSVIAGFPRGISVRNLSVTKAQQDTLRFENNEVTGNYLYATNMIHDRANWNSVAGNAGLGGWFMAHANLDTVVRVPSVVGLGASISLNSPDAVPQAGSVLIGSADWTDSYLADPYFQQVSYRGAFDPALPMSRQWTAWWTNFNPQDADYTMPASAVGGTPELRVTLGNQPNPFNPSTTIKFSVPKAGRAALEVFDLRGHKVASLVDGELAAGDHALQFSGEGLPSGTYFYRLSGDGYQVTEKMQLVK
- a CDS encoding TonB-dependent receptor, with translation MQDTVLSGTYVGNHEIDAWYAMVDLPFSVRQEVMRLTGGARVEDSDQVVYSVQNKLFPDVQDTSRIDKRDVLPSVALTWMYDEDTNVRVGYYKSVNRPEFRELAPVLRRDYRTFENQRGNPNLKRAQIHNYDVRLEHFPAPGQVLAASAFYKRMSDAIEDTLLTAEAERPTATFTSTPEARNWGFEVEVVRKLDRFAVTRHLTFSANYTRVWSEVIFDNPRTLDVVEQDKRQLQGQAPWSVNLALQWENPKTDTNLGILANRVGRRLDKLSENMFDYVYLEPRTRLDLVATQQLPKSLKSLKLKLAVTDILAKPTIKTSSTEAGERYTYSDVSESTAYSLSVSGKF